One Streptococcus sp. VT 162 genomic window, GACTTTCCACAAGGAAGTGACGTATTTCGCTCGCTTCCAAGAGAACCCCTCCAGCACCATCCCCAAAGAGAACAGCTGTCGAACGATCTGACCAATCAACTGCCTTGGATAAGGTCTCAGCCCCGATAACAATCCCTTTTTTGAACTGTCCAGAACTTAAAAACTTTTCTGCAGTTGAGAGAGCGAATACAAAGCCACTGCAAGCTGCTGTCAAATCAAAGGCGAAAGCTCTATGCGCTCCGATATTTGCCTGAACTCGAGCTGCTGTGGAAGGCATCATCGAATCTGGGGTAATCGTCGCTACAATGATAAAATCAATCTGATCTGCTGTTAAGCTCCCTTTAGCCAACAGGCTCTTAGCTACTTCTGTCGCCAAATCACTTGTAGACTCTGTTTTTGAGATATGTCTCTGTTTAATTCCTGTCCGACTTGAAATCCACTCATCGCTTGTGTCCATGATTTGGGCTAAGTCATGATTAGTGACCACTTGCTCTGGAACATAATGAGCAACCTGGCTTATTTTTGCAAAAGCCATTATTTCAAATCCTCCAAAAATTGATAAAGGTTCGTTAAACCTCTGCCCATGACCTCTTTTTCCTCAGGGCTCATGCCATCGATGATTTTTTCGACCATAGCCTTGTGGAACCGTTTATGAAGGCGGTGAACCAAACGACCTTGCTTTGTCAAATGCAGATAGACCACTCGACGGTCTTGGTCAGAACGAATACGCTCAATATAACCTTTTCTCTCCAGGTTATTCAAACTCGTCGTCACTGTCCCAAGAGTTACCATCAGTTCTTTTGAAACCTTACTTGGCGTTGCCTCCGGGAACTTCCCAATCACATCGATCGTGTGCATTTCTTTGATGGAGATGTCTTTGAATCGACTACCTCGTAAGCTAACCTCCTCAATCACAAGGACGTTATTAAAAATAGATGTTAGATAATCATTTACTTGTTGGTAGTCCAAATCGTTTCCCTCCCCCTCAAAAAGCTTTTACAATCAAAACATTTGATAAAAGAAGTATAACAAACTTCAAAAAATTGTGCAAGTATTTTTTTACATTCCTGTAAATTTCGGTCTTCTTCTTTCAGAATGTGCTCGAACCCCTTCTTTAAAATCTTCAGTTAGAGATAACGATTCTTGTAGTTTCAATTCTAATTCAGCATAATTCTGCCAATCCTTAAATTGACTTTCCCAAACTAACTTTTTAATCGCTGCGTATGAGTTTGCTGAACCTCTTCTTAATTTTTTCAGAACTTGTTCTCTTGTTTTTTCTAATTTGTCAACTTCACAAACACGGTATACCACGCCCCATTCTAGCGCTTTTTCAGCAGTCAAAGCTTCACCTGTCATAGCAAGTTGTGCAGCCCGTGTTACCCCGATACTACGACTCAAGAGATGAATCCCACCAGCGTCTGGCGCCAATCCAACTCCAACAAAGGCTTGAATGAATTTTGCCTTGTCAGTCGCTAAACAGAAATCAACTGCTACTGCCATATTTGCTGCAGCACCAGCGACCGCTCCATCTACCTCCATCAAAACAGGTTTTGGAATTTGCTTGATTTTAAAAGAAATTGTATTGACTAATTCTGCAATCTTATTCAAAGATGGGATATCATCTTCGTCCACTGCGCGTTTCATCTCAACCAAGTCTCCTCCAACTGAAAAGACCTTCCCATTCGCATTAATCAAGATGAACTGCACAGCTTGATCCTGCTCTGCTAGGGTCAAAGCTTCTAAAATTTCCTCACACATTGGGATATGAAAACCATTTGCCACTTCGGGACGATTCAAAGTAATGATAGCCAGATCATCTACGATCTGATATAAGATATGATTCATAGCTTCTCCTTTTCTTTTATAAGGCAATGAAATTGTTTTATCATCAAAGTATACCTTTTTTTGGATAAAGAGGCAAGGAAAAACTAAAGGAAAGTGTCTCAGCTGATTATTTACCCATCATTTATGAGTGTGAGTAAAATTTGACACTCTTACTTTTAAATCGTTATCGCTTTTCAGAATAAGTTAGTGTTTTCTTCTATTATAATAGGAAGTTATTTTCGTCATTGAAAAATGCCCCTCTTTCTGCTATAATCGTATAAAATACTTACTTGAGGAGTCCTTATGAAGGTTGTAAAATTTGGTGGAAGCTCGCTTGCCTCTGCTGGTCAGTTAGAAAAAGTTTTAAACATCGTTAAAAGCGATAAAGAGCGCCGTTTTGTGGTTGTTTCTGCACCCGGTAAACGCAATGCTGAAGATACCAAGGTAACTGATGCCTTGATCAAATACTATCGCGACTATGTGGCTGGAAATGACATCAGCACTAGCCAAAATTGGATCATTGACCGTTATGCCGCTATGGTTAGTGAACTAGGGTTAAAACCTGCTGTTTTAGAAAAAATCTCTAAAAGTATTCGGGCCTTGACAACTCTTCCTATAGAGGACAATGAATTTCTCTATGATACCTTCCTAGCGGCTGGAGAAAATAACAATGCCAAATTGATTGCAGCCTACTTTAACCAAAACGGCATCGATGCACGCTATGTTCACCCAAGAGAAGCTGGAATTGTTGTCACAAGTGAACCAGGAAACGCACGCATCATTCCATCTAGTTATGACAAGATTGAAGGCTTGGCTGATAGCAACGAAGTTCTTGTCATCCCTGGTTTCTTTGGTGTGACTAAGGAAAATCAAATCTGTACTTTTTCACGTGGTGGTTCAGATATCACAGGTTCTATCATTGCAGCAGGTGTTAAGGCTGATCTCTATGAAAACTTTACGGACGTAGATGGTATCTTTGCTGCCCATCCTGGTATTATCCACCAACCTCACTCCATTCCTGAATTAACCTACCGTGAAATGCGTGAGTTGGCTTACGCTGGATTTTCTGTCCTTCATGATGAAGCCCTTCTACCCGCTTACCGCGGAAAAATTCCTCTTGTTATCAAGAATACCAACAACCCTGACCACCCAGGTACGCGTATTGTTTTAGAACACAGTAGTGATAAATTCCCAGTAGTAGGGATTGCAGGTGACTCAGGATTCGTCAGCATCAACATGTCAAAATACCTCATGAACCGCGAAGTCGGGTTTGGTCGCAAGGTTCTGCAAATCCTTGAGGACCTCAATATCGGTTGGGAACACATGCCTACAGGTATCGACGATCTTTCAATCATCCTCCGCTCCCGTGAATTGACTCCTATCAAAGAAGAAGAAATTCTACGTCAACTCGTTCAAAAAGCTGAAGTAGACCATGCTGAAATCGAACATGACCTTTCCATCATTATGATTGTTGGAGAAAAGATGAAGAGCCATATCGGGGTAACTGCTACTGCAACACGTGCTTTGTCTGAGAATAAAATCAACATCCAGATGATGTCCCAAGGTTCAAGTGAAGTTTCCATCATGTTTGTTGTCAATAAAGAGCAAGAAAAAGCAGCTATCAAGGCTCTCTATCATGCCTTTTTCGGTGAAAGTAAGGAAGACTAATCATGGCCCAATCACTCAATCAAGTCATTGACCTCCAAACTACTGGGACATCTTACCTCTCTATCTCTGGAAAAGTTGGAAAATTTCTAGTTGGTGATCAAGCCTTAGAGTTTTATCCTGATGTCAATGTCGAACAATATATCCAAATCCCTTGGTCCAGCATTCAACAAATCGGAGCCAACGTAAGTGGTCGCAAGATCAGCCGTCACTTTGAAGTCTTCACCGATCAAGGAAAATTCCTTTTCGCTTCAAAAGACTCTGGAGCTATCCTAAAAATCGCTCGGGAAAAATTAGGAAACGACAAGGTTGTGAAACTTCCGACTCTACTCCAGACCATTGGACAAAAACTTAAAAATCTATTTGCAAAAAAGTAGAAACTTTAGTATAATCATAGCAACGGATAAGTAGGTTATCCTCTTCTTTCAGAAAGTCTGCGGGTGCTGTGAGCAGATAGGAGGGATAGGTGAAATTCTACCGTTATTCACAATCAAATACACAATCAAGTGCACACCTGTGAAGTTGGATGGAACCGTGGCCCTGCCACTCCAACGCTTTGTCAGGTGTGCTTTTTTCATAAAGGAGTTCTTATGTTAGATATTAAACGTATTCGCACAGATTTTGATGCTGTCGCTGAAAAATTAGCTACACGTGGTGTAGATGCTGCTATCTTAAATGAGATGAAAGAAATCGATGCTAAACGTCGTGACATCTTGGTCAAGGTTGAAACTCTAAAAGCAGAACGTAACACAGTTTCTGCTGAGATTGCCCAAGCCAAGCGAAACAAGGAAAATGCCGATGACAAGATTGCTGCTATGCAAACCCTATCTGCTGAAGTCAAAGCCTTGGATGCTGAATTGGCGGACATCGATGCTAAATTGACAGAATTTACCACTACTCTTCCAAACATCCCTGCCGACAGCGTTCCTGTTGGGGCTGATGAAGATGACAATGTGGAAGTTCGCCGTTGGGGGACTCCGCGCGAGTTTGAATTCGAACCAAAAGCTCACTGGGATCTTGGTGAAGACTTGGGTATCCTTGACTGGGAACGCGGTGGTAAAGTAACAGGCGCTCGCTTCCTCTTCTATAAAGGACTTGGGGCTCGTTTGGAACGTGCTATCTACAACTTCATGTTGGATGAGCATGGTAAAGAAGGCTATACGGAAGTCATCACGCCTTACATGGTTAACCATGACTCTATGTTTGGTACTGGTCAATATCCAAAATTCAAGGAAGATACTTTTGAATTGAAAGACACTAATTATGTCCTCATTCCTACAGCTGAAGTTCCTCTTACAAACTACTACCGT contains:
- a CDS encoding 3-oxoacyl-ACP synthase, whose translation is MAFAKISQVAHYVPEQVVTNHDLAQIMDTSDEWISSRTGIKQRHISKTESTSDLATEVAKSLLAKGSLTADQIDFIIVATITPDSMMPSTAARVQANIGAHRAFAFDLTAACSGFVFALSTAEKFLSSGQFKKGIVIGAETLSKAVDWSDRSTAVLFGDGAGGVLLEASEIRHFLVESLYTDGSRSECLTYGQTALASPFSDQEAVPAFLKMDGRAVFDFANRDVARSIKETIENGPIAASELDYLLLHQANIRILDKMAKKIGVDRDKLPANMMEYGNTSAASIPILLSECVENGMIRLDGSQTILLSGFGGGLTWGTLILTI
- a CDS encoding MarR family transcriptional regulator, with the translated sequence MDYQQVNDYLTSIFNNVLVIEEVSLRGSRFKDISIKEMHTIDVIGKFPEATPSKVSKELMVTLGTVTTSLNNLERKGYIERIRSDQDRRVVYLHLTKQGRLVHRLHKRFHKAMVEKIIDGMSPEEKEVMGRGLTNLYQFLEDLK
- a CDS encoding enoyl-CoA hydratase (Catalyzes the reversible hydration of unsaturated fatty acyl-CoA to beta-hydroxyacyl-CoA); its protein translation is MNHILYQIVDDLAIITLNRPEVANGFHIPMCEEILEALTLAEQDQAVQFILINANGKVFSVGGDLVEMKRAVDEDDIPSLNKIAELVNTISFKIKQIPKPVLMEVDGAVAGAAANMAVAVDFCLATDKAKFIQAFVGVGLAPDAGGIHLLSRSIGVTRAAQLAMTGEALTAEKALEWGVVYRVCEVDKLEKTREQVLKKLRRGSANSYAAIKKLVWESQFKDWQNYAELELKLQESLSLTEDFKEGVRAHSERRRPKFTGM
- a CDS encoding aspartate kinase (catalyzes the formation of 4-phospho-L-aspartate from L-aspartate and ATP; lysine and threonine sensitive); its protein translation is MKVVKFGGSSLASAGQLEKVLNIVKSDKERRFVVVSAPGKRNAEDTKVTDALIKYYRDYVAGNDISTSQNWIIDRYAAMVSELGLKPAVLEKISKSIRALTTLPIEDNEFLYDTFLAAGENNNAKLIAAYFNQNGIDARYVHPREAGIVVTSEPGNARIIPSSYDKIEGLADSNEVLVIPGFFGVTKENQICTFSRGGSDITGSIIAAGVKADLYENFTDVDGIFAAHPGIIHQPHSIPELTYREMRELAYAGFSVLHDEALLPAYRGKIPLVIKNTNNPDHPGTRIVLEHSSDKFPVVGIAGDSGFVSINMSKYLMNREVGFGRKVLQILEDLNIGWEHMPTGIDDLSIILRSRELTPIKEEEILRQLVQKAEVDHAEIEHDLSIIMIVGEKMKSHIGVTATATRALSENKINIQMMSQGSSEVSIMFVVNKEQEKAAIKALYHAFFGESKED
- a CDS encoding ManO, translated to MAQSLNQVIDLQTTGTSYLSISGKVGKFLVGDQALEFYPDVNVEQYIQIPWSSIQQIGANVSGRKISRHFEVFTDQGKFLFASKDSGAILKIAREKLGNDKVVKLPTLLQTIGQKLKNLFAKK
- a CDS encoding serine--tRNA ligase (catalyzes a two-step reaction, first charging a serine molecule by linking its carboxyl group to the alpha-phosphate of ATP, followed by transfer of the aminoacyl-adenylate to its tRNA), whose product is MLDIKRIRTDFDAVAEKLATRGVDAAILNEMKEIDAKRRDILVKVETLKAERNTVSAEIAQAKRNKENADDKIAAMQTLSAEVKALDAELADIDAKLTEFTTTLPNIPADSVPVGADEDDNVEVRRWGTPREFEFEPKAHWDLGEDLGILDWERGGKVTGARFLFYKGLGARLERAIYNFMLDEHGKEGYTEVITPYMVNHDSMFGTGQYPKFKEDTFELKDTNYVLIPTAEVPLTNYYRDEILDGKDLPIYFTAMSPSFRSEAGSAGRDTRGLIRLHQFHKVEMVKFAKPEESYEELEKMTANAENILQKLNLPYRVVALSTGDMGFSAAKTYDLEVWIPAQNTYREISSCSNTEDFQARRAQIRYRDEADGKVKLLHTLNGSGLAVGRTVAAILENYQNEDGSVTIPEALRPYMGGAEVIKP